A DNA window from Pseudorasbora parva isolate DD20220531a chromosome 19, ASM2467924v1, whole genome shotgun sequence contains the following coding sequences:
- the cbx3a gene encoding chromobox protein homolog 3a isoform X2, with amino-acid sequence MGKKQGNKSKKEVQEVEEFVVEKVMDQRVVNGKVEFFLKWKGFTDADNTWEPEENLDCPELISAFLESQKGVVEKPEAVKRKSSTDEPESEESKAKRKKEMSDKPRGFARNLEPERIIGATDSSGELMFLMKWKDSDEADLVPAREANTRCPQIVIAFYEERLTWHSCPEDEQQ; translated from the exons ATGGGTAAGAAGCAGGGAAACAAATCAAAGAAAGAAGTTCAAGAGGTGGAGGAGTTTGTGGTGGAGAAGGTGATGGACCAGCGGGTGGTCAATGGAAAAGTTGAGTTTTTCCTCAAGTGGAAAGGCTTCACAGA tgctgACAATACTTGGGAACCTGAAGAGAATTTAGACTGTCCTGAACTGATCTCTGCATTCCTGGAGTCTCAGAAAGGAGTCGTGGAGAAACCAGAGGCTGTAAAAAGAAAATCATCTACTGATGAACCAGAATCAGAGGAGAGCAAGGCAAAGAGAAAGAAGGAAATG TCTGACAAGCCAAGAGGGTTTGCAAGAAACCTCGAGCCAGAGAGGATCATTGGGGCGACTGACAGCAGTGGGGAGCTCATGTTCCTCATGAAGTG GAAGGACTCTGATGAGGCAGACCTGGTGCCTGCACGAGAGGCCAACACTCGTTGCCCGCAGATAGTCATTGCCTTTTATGAGGAAAGACTAACTTGGCATTCCTGTCCTGAGGATGAGCAGCAGTAG
- the cbx3a gene encoding chromobox protein homolog 3a isoform X1, with the protein MWNAQSVSSQINSEIDMGKKQGNKSKKEVQEVEEFVVEKVMDQRVVNGKVEFFLKWKGFTDADNTWEPEENLDCPELISAFLESQKGVVEKPEAVKRKSSTDEPESEESKAKRKKEMSDKPRGFARNLEPERIIGATDSSGELMFLMKWKDSDEADLVPAREANTRCPQIVIAFYEERLTWHSCPEDEQQ; encoded by the exons ATGTGGAATGCACAGTCTGTTTCATCCCAAATAAATTCTGAG ATCGACATGGGTAAGAAGCAGGGAAACAAATCAAAGAAAGAAGTTCAAGAGGTGGAGGAGTTTGTGGTGGAGAAGGTGATGGACCAGCGGGTGGTCAATGGAAAAGTTGAGTTTTTCCTCAAGTGGAAAGGCTTCACAGA tgctgACAATACTTGGGAACCTGAAGAGAATTTAGACTGTCCTGAACTGATCTCTGCATTCCTGGAGTCTCAGAAAGGAGTCGTGGAGAAACCAGAGGCTGTAAAAAGAAAATCATCTACTGATGAACCAGAATCAGAGGAGAGCAAGGCAAAGAGAAAGAAGGAAATG TCTGACAAGCCAAGAGGGTTTGCAAGAAACCTCGAGCCAGAGAGGATCATTGGGGCGACTGACAGCAGTGGGGAGCTCATGTTCCTCATGAAGTG GAAGGACTCTGATGAGGCAGACCTGGTGCCTGCACGAGAGGCCAACACTCGTTGCCCGCAGATAGTCATTGCCTTTTATGAGGAAAGACTAACTTGGCATTCCTGTCCTGAGGATGAGCAGCAGTAG
- the nfe2l3 gene encoding nuclear factor erythroid 2-related factor 3, whose amino-acid sequence MHHMKKYFTEGLIQFTILLSLIGVRVDVDTYFSGYFSPLIETDGGPSSAFIQTPFHHYRDTAAGHQVHPKCPELDYFFTSRRLLNEVRALGSPARFPTRVSAWLVHLVPDDGSDVIDPHDLSGDPDNEDVNTENHREEDDHRTAEGLSVTLSQDCTVSRPCCAAGELSKEETLLTQESEEENVKDERGQEETSPSSLNQLTQSSALEQEDLLGSTLPPPLSGLELPPQWQDFLTEFDDFDSMVPQRMSDLEADLPNPISYDVSLQDAMVTRGDSANCRPASSRAPLFRLESTNSSNSDPPQSSAGAIPSSLFSLSGNSSRNETSPSQMGGFLDEAVFEHINMLDLGNLGTIDPQMLDGVQSDMDTPWPEDSDSGLSLESSSRSAASPSTSSDSFCEDEGGATGYSSEVESFSSKGGACAAAYRDWSPVNLHENIWHDHTYSSPQAQNSTSSSWITTIKQEMMSEDESEPEEMSRDERRVQALGLPFSAFQIVNMPVENFLELLDRQNLSGTEVTLLRDVRRRGKNKLAAQNCRKRKLDAIMGLQGEVEGLSVQRDALLRQRAHTAKALSAAAEHFEALSRTVLSHILDEYGHPMNPEHYTLHCSANGRVMVQPRTQTTSRTMSGSKTVKRKKVKKP is encoded by the exons atgcatCATATGAAGAAATATTTCACAGAGGGACTCATTCAGTTTACGATTCTGCTTAGTTTGATAGGTGTTCGCGTGGATGTCGACACTTATTTTAGCGGATACTTCTCGCCGTTGATAGAGACGGACGGAGGGCCGAGCTCGGCTTTTATACAAACCCCGTTTCACCACTATCGGGACACCGCGGCGGGCCATCAAGTGCATCCAAAATGTCCCGAGTTGGACTATTTTTTCACCAGCCGCAGGCTGCTGAATGAAGTGCGTGCGCTCGGGTCCCCGGCCCGCTTCCCCACGCGTGTCAGCGCATGGCTGGTGCACCTTGTGCCTGATGATGGTTCTGATGTCATTGACCCACACGACCTGTCAGGGGACCCTGATAACGAGGACGTAAATACCGAAAATCACCGGGAAGAGGATGATCACAGGACTGCAGAGGGCTTGTCAGTAACATTATCTCAGGACTGCACTGTTTCAAGGCCTTGCTGTGCAGCTGGCGAACTTTCCAAAGAG GAGACTTTACTGACGCAGGAGAGTGAGGAGGAGAATGTGAAAGATGAGAGAGGGCAGGAGGAAACCAGCCCTTCTTCGCTGAACCAGCTGACACAAAGCTCAGCCTTAGAGCAGGAG gaTTTGCTGGGTAGTACCCTTCCCCCACCTCTTTCTGGCCTTGAGCTTCCTCCACAGTGGCAGGACTTCCTCACTGAATTTGAC GATTTTGACTCTATGGTCCCCCAACGCATGTCAGATTTAGAAGCCGACCTTCCTAATCCCATCAGCTATGATGTAAGCCTTCAAGATGCCATGGTAACCAGGGGAGATTCAGCAAATTGCAGGCCAGCATCTTCCCGAGCACCCCTCTTCCGTCTGGAATCCACTAACTCTTCTAACTCAGACCCGCCTCAGAGCTCAGCAGGGGCAATCCCTTCATCGCTCTTCTCTTTGTCTGGGAACAGCTCTCGTAATGAAACATCTCCTTCACAGATGGGAGGCTTTTTAGATGAGGCTGTTTTTGAGCACATTAATATGTTAGATCTGGGTAATCTTGGTACGATCGACCCTCAGATGCTGGATGGTGTGCAAAGTGACATGGACACTCCATGGCCTGAGGATTCAGACTCTGGCTTGTCTTTGGAGAGCAGTTCCAGGAGCGCCGCATCTCCGTCTACTTCGTCTGATTCGTTTTGTGAGGATGAGGGTGGGGCTACAGGGTATAGCAGTGAAGTGGAGTCTTTTTCTTCAAAAGGCGGTGCTTGTGCAGCTGCTTACCGTGATTGGTCACCTGTGAACCTTCATGAAAACATCTGGCATGATCATACCTATTCATCCCCACAGGCTCAAAATTCCACATCATCTAGCTGGATCACAACAATCAAACAGGAAATGATGAGCGAAGATGAGTCTGAACCTGAAGAGATGAGTCGTGATGAACGTCGGGTGCAGGCGTTGGGTCTTCCATTTTCAGCCTTTCAGATTGTCAACATGCCTGTAGAAAACTTCCTGGAGCTTCTGGACAGGCAGAATCTGTCAGGAACAGAAGTCACGCTCTTGCGTGATGTGCGCAGAAGAGGTAAAAACAAGCTCGCCGCGCAGAATTGCCGCAAGAGGAAGTTGGATGCGATCATGGGCCTGCAGGGTGAGGTTGAGGGCCTTTCTGTGCAGCGGGATGCTCTCCTGCGCCAGAGAGCCCACACAGCCAAGGCACTTTCTGCTGCCGCAGAACATTTCGAGGCGCTCTCGAGAACGGTGTTGAGCCATATCCTGGATGAATATGGACATCCTATGAACCCTGAGCACTACACGCTGCACTGCAGTGCTAACGGACGGGTGATGGTTCAGCCTCGCACACAAACAACGTCAAGGACAATGTCTGGTAGTAAGACAGTGAAGAGAAAGAAGGTCAAGAAACCCTGA